A region from the Rosa rugosa chromosome 6, drRosRugo1.1, whole genome shotgun sequence genome encodes:
- the LOC133716838 gene encoding uncharacterized protein LOC133716838, giving the protein MNVLSWNCQGLGNPWTVRGLKGLESLIHPSLIFLSETKCTVSEIVDVRVELGWRNAFVVPCKIRNKRGGKGVSRSGGLCLMWKDDVHVSLRSYSDNHIDVVVGSASNPKRWRFTGVYGFPKTEDRHLSRVIHQSPNKSDHLPILLEVVEMGWSFCEGDNPFLVVCGKIKETRRALQEWSDAKFGSLREDISILRDKLSVFYEPTFSTPPDEVRVQLEKELDELLKKEQDFWRQRAKVFWLQEGDLNTRFFHQRASNRRKKNRVKGLFNDNGVWCTNDGEIEQIVLGYFQSLFNSSQPQGIHEVASSLPPCITDEMNVCLSREITVDEVYMALKQMHPAKAPGPDGFAPCFYQHFWKLVGNDVTKAICCFMESDDLLRSVNHTNVTLIPKVKAPEFIHQLRPISLCNVIYKLGSKVLANRVKPLLKSIISPFQSAFVPGRLISDNSLAAFEISHFLKKRRRGHVGFGALKLDMSKAYDRVEWSFLQSVLLQLGFSVVWVNWVMRCVRTVSYSFVINGVPRGRVIPERGLRQGDSISPYLFLVCAEALSKMILRAEEDQRIHGVRLCTGAPSISHLFFADDAFIFFKAELEECLVFKEIFDKYEKASGQAINYQKSCISFSKNVRRDKQNGLADVRKKTQGWREKYLSATGKEIMIKAVTQSIPTYVMSCFELPKHLCFEMHRLMARFWWGDKVNEKKIHWLAWEKLCVPKSEGGLGFRNMVHFNQALLAKQGWRLLQNPDSLLARLYKSRYYPNCDFLDAQLSNGASYAWRSIMFGKELLHKGVRYQVGDGTRISVWEDPWLPLPYSFKPFSPPMEGLETLKVADLIDEHEWVVPFLDEIFTPLEVSLIAQIPLSIRGAVDRVVWHYDKKGVYSVRNGYHIARMEEGKSDQRSTSVGTVGTKGKYWKLIWNSKVPPKDRVFMWRLMKEILPTRGLLAKRIYLPDSCCVFCHKELEIGMHFFRDCDVVAWFWVFTSLGLKARNVLASSLEEWIMNVVDILNDGQRCAFFMALWVIWSERNNIVWKGSVFNAACAAQWAQKYLEHYQSLHNHGKTTCRRKLAKWENPPSGRLKVNVDGSFCADHGDGGVGVVIRDEYGTCLAAFARHFPHVSSALHMEAEAARAGILLAIHQDFSAFDLECDCSIVVNALKHGMEDRSDIGRIIEDCKSYLTSLHSVQIRHIFREANGVANRLAHLASMNYLDDVWLDESPAIIQDVLYEDSCTIARGQGYMSPSMHISIIN; this is encoded by the exons ATGAATGTTTTGTCTTGGAACTGCCAAGGGCTAGGCAACCCTTGGACAGTTCGTGGTCTTAAAGGGCTTGAGTCCCTCATTCATCCCTCTTTGATTTTTCTGTCCGAAACTAAATGTACTGTGAGTGAGATAGTGGATGTCAGAGTTGAGCTGGGTTGGCGCAATGCTTTTGTTGTTCCTTGTAAAATTAGAAATAAACGCGGTGGCAAAGGTGTGAGTAGGTCTGGCGGTTTATGTCTTATGTGGAAAGATGATGTTCATGTGTCTCTTCGAAGTTACTCTGATAATCATATAGATGTTGTAGTGGGAAGTGCTTCGAACCCGAAACGATGGAGGTTCACCGGGGTTTATGGCTTTCCGAAGACCGAAGACCGGCACC TTTCAAGAGTTATCCACCAGAGTCCCAATAAATCTGACCACCTTCCAATTTTGTTGGAG GTGGTTGAGATGGGGTGGAGTTTTTGTGAAGGGGATAATCCGTTCTTGGTTGTTTGTGGAAAGATTAAAGAAACGCGGCGTGCTTTGCAGGAATGGAGTGATGCCAAGTTTGGGTCTTTGAGGGAGGATATTTCAATTTTGCGGGATAAGTTATCTGTCTTTTATGAGCCTACCTTCTCTACTCCTCCTGATGAGGTCCGGGTTCAGTTAGAGAAGGAGTTGGATGAGCTTCTAAAAAAAGAGCAAGACTTTTGGCGGCAAAGAGCAAAGGTTTTTTGGCTTCAAGAGGGTGACCTGAACACTCGATTTTTCCACCAACGTGCTAGTAATAGGAGGAAGAAGAATCGGGTTAAAGGCTTGTTCAATGATAATGGAGTGTGGTGTACCAATGATGGGGAAATTGAACAGATTGTTTTGGGATATTTTCAATCGTTGTTTAATTCTTCTCAACCTCAGGGTATTCATGAGGTTGCTTCCTCTCTGCCTCCATGTATCACTGATGAAATGAATGTGTGTCTTTCTAGGGAGATTACAGTGGATGAGGTGTATATGGCACTCAAACAAATGCATCCAGCTAAAGCACCTGGCCCGGATGGCTTTGCTCCGTGCTTTTATCAGCATTTTTGGAAGTTGGTTGGCAATGATGTGACTAAGGCTATCTGCTGCTTTATGGAGTCTGATGATCTGTTACGTAGCGTGAATCACACTAATGTTACACTGATTCCGAAAGTTAAAGCCCCGGAGTTTATCCATCAGCTTCGCCCTATCAGCCTCTGCAATGTTATTTATAAACTGGGTTCTAAAGTCCTTGCTAATCGCGTGAAGCCACTGTTGAAGAGCATCATCTCACCATTCCAAAGCGCCTTTGTGCCGGGAAGGCTGATATCGGACAATTCCCTGGCTGCTTTTGAAATCTCCCATTTTCTCAAGAAACGTAGGAGGGGACATGTGGGGTTTGGGGCTTTGAAGTTAGATATGAGTAAGGCGTACGACCGGGTTGAGTGGTCGTTCCTACAATCTGTGCTTTTGCAGCTTGGCTTCAGTGTTGTGTGGGTAAACTGGGTTATGAGATGTGTTCGGACTGTTTCGTATTCATTTGTTATCAATGGGGTCCCCAGAGGTCGAGTTATTCCGGAACGGGGTCTTCGTCAAGGGGATTCTATATCCCCCTATCTCTTTCTGGTTTGTGCAGAGGCGTTATCTAAGATGATACTAAGAGCCGAAGAAGACCAGAGGATTCACGGTGTCCGTTTATGTACAGGTGCTCCCTCTATCTCACATTTGTTTTTTGCTGATGACGCTTTCATCTttttcaaagcagaattggagGAATGCCTTGTCTTTAAAGAGATTTTTGACAAGTATGAAAAAGCATCGGGCCAAGCTATTAATTATCAGAAAAGCTGCatctcttttagtaaaaatgtTAGGAGAGATAAACAGAATGGCTTGGCAGAT GTTCGAAAGAAGACACAAGGGTGGAGGGAGAAGTACTTGAGCGCAACTGGGAAAGAGATCATGATTAAGGCCGTGACTCAATCGATTCCGACTTATGTCATGAGTTGTTTTGAATTACCTAAACACCTGTGCTTTGAAATGCATAGACTGATGGCTCGTTTCTGGTGGGGTGATAAGGTGAATGAGAAGAAGATCCATTGGTTAGCATGGGAAAAGTTGTGTGTGCCTAAATCAGAGGGAGGACTGGGGTTTCGTAATATGGTCcattttaatcaagctttgctTGCAAAGCAAGGCTGGCGACTTTTGCAAAATCCTGACTCTTTGCTAGCACGGTTGTACAAGTCACGCTATTACCCGAACTGTGACTTCTTGGATGCCCAATTGTCCAATGGTGCATCCTATGCTTGGAGGAGTATTATGTTCGGAAAGGAGCTGCTTCACAAAGGGGTTCGTTATCAAGTTGGAGATGGTACTCGTATCTCAGTGTGGGAGGATCCATGGCTACCTCTACCCTACAGTTTCAAGCCATTCTCTCCACCGATGGAAGGGTTGGAAACTTTGAAAGTAGCGGATCTTATTGATGAGCATGAGTGGGTGGTGCCCTTTCTTGATGAGATTTTCACTCCTCTGGAAGTGAGCCTAATAGCCCAGATTCCTCTTAGCATCAGAGGTGCGGTTGATCGAGTTGTATGGCATTATGATAAGAAGGGGGTATACAGTGTTCGAAATGGTTATCATATTGCCCGGATGGAGGAGGGCAAATCTGATCAGAGGTCTACTTCGGTGGGAACGGTGGGTACGAAGGGGAAATATTGGAAGCTGATTTGGAACTCCAAAGTTCCTCCGAAGGATCGTGTGTTCATGTGGAGATTAATGAAAGAAATATTGCCCACAAGAGGGCTACTGGCTAAGAGAATTTATCTCCCGGACTCCTGCTGCGTGTTTTGTCATAAGGAACTTGAGATTGGCATGCATTTCTTCCGTGATTGTGACGTAGTTGCATGGTTCTGGGTCTTCACGTCTCTGGGTTTAAAGGCAAGGAATGTTCTAGCAAGTTCTTTAGAGGAATGGATAATGAATGTAGTGGACATACTTAATGATGGTCAAAGGTGTGCTTTCTTTATGGCATTATGGGTCATATGGTCTGAACGCAACAATATAGTGTGGAAGGGAAGTGTGTTTAATGCTGCATGTGCTGCGCAATGGGCCCAGAAATATCTAGAACATTACCAAAGTCTCCATAATCATGGGAAGACCACGTGTAGAAGGAAATTGGCTAAGTGGGAGAATCCACCTAGTGGCAGACTCAAGGTTAATGTGGATGGAAGTTTCTGTGCTGACCACGGGGATGGTGGTGTGGGTGTGGTAATTCGTGATGAATATGGTACTTGTCTGGCTGCTTTTGCGAGGCACTTTCCTCATGTCTCTTCTGCTCTTCATATGGAGGCTGAGGCTGCTAGGGCAGGTATCCTTCTTGCTATTCACCAAGATTTCTCTGCTTTTGATTTAGAGTGTGACTGCTCTATTGTGGTGAATGCCTTGAAACATGGGATGGAAGATAGATCTGATATAGGGCGGATTATCGAAGATTG
- the LOC133716839 gene encoding uncharacterized protein LOC133716839 yields MEEVVGTFARKLALTETEVEVVLPEEAVNVGPQRWFIVCELLTPKPFRVESLINTMKGLWIPKSDPPDRGRIVATQLGDGRMLFAFKREADLKWAIKGCPWSFDKALLAVAVTDGREDPSRVSLNTQYFWIRIRGLPPVYLEEKLLDNTGRLLGQAIGDFVRAVKGCGVTCLGEYLRIRVGVSVEAPLKRWVSFKPVGWLERKSFDLEYERLPHFCFYCGLLTHTGGRCPRRESGGFLFQPMMLC; encoded by the coding sequence ATGGAGGAAGTTGTTGGGACGTTTGCTCGAAAGCTTGCTTTGACGGAGACGGAGGTTGAGGTGGTGTTGCCGGAGGAAGCGGTGAATGTGGGGCCGCAGCGTTGGTTCATCGTTTGTGAATTGCTCACTCCGAAACCTTTCAGGGTGGAGTCTCTTATTAACACAATGAAGGGTCTCTGGATCCCCAAGTCGGACCCGCCGGATCGAGGGAGGATCGTGGCAACACAGCTAGGGGATGGAAGGATGCTGTTCGCTTTTAAGAGGGAAGCAGATCTAAAGTGGGCTATCAAGGGCTGCCCTTGGTCGTTTGATAAAGCTCTGTTGGCGGTGGCGGTAACAGATGGACGGGAGGACCCGTCTAGAGTTTCACTTAACACCCAATACTTCTGGATTCGTATTCGAGGCCTTCCACCGGTTTACCTGGAGGAGAAATTGTTGGACAATACGGGGAGGTTGTTGGGACAGGCGATTGGAGATTTTGTGCGTGCTGTTAAGGGTTGTGGGGTAACCTGCCTGGGGGAGTACCTAAGGATTAGGGTGGGAGTGAGTGTGGAGGCTCCATTGAAGAGGTGGGTGAGTTTCAAACCGGTGGGGTGGTTGGAGAGGAAGAGTTTTGATCTAGAGTATGAGCGGCTCCCACACTTTTGTTTCTATTGTGGGTTGCTGACGCATACCGGAGGAAGATGTCCTCGCCGTGAGTCTGGCGGCTTTCTGTTCCAGCCTATGATGCTCTGCTAA